The Deinococcus radiopugnans ATCC 19172 nucleotide sequence GCGCCGTTTCCCCTTTCAGACTGGCCGCATGGCTGAAAAAAAGTTGGCTGACCTTTCCGACCAGATGCGCAAGATCGACATCGCCATGCTTTCTACCCACAGCAAGGGCGGCAACATCGCCGGGCGGCCCATGAGCAACAACGGGGAAGTCGAGTACGACGGCACCTCGTACTACTTCACCTACGAGGACGCGCACACGGTGGGCGAGATCGAGGCGGACCCGAAAGTGGCGCTGGCCTTTATGGGGGAGAAGGGCTTCGCGGTGGCAGTGGAAGGCCAGGCCAAATTGAGCCGCGACAAGGCCGAGATGAAGGAGCACTGGTCCCCGGACCTGGACAAATGGTTCAAGGACGGCATCGACACGCCGGACATCGTGATGATTCAGGTGGACGCCACCCGCGTGCATTACTGGGACGG carries:
- a CDS encoding pyridoxamine 5'-phosphate oxidase family protein, with product MAEKKLADLSDQMRKIDIAMLSTHSKGGNIAGRPMSNNGEVEYDGTSYYFTYEDAHTVGEIEADPKVALAFMGEKGFAVAVEGQAKLSRDKAEMKEHWSPDLDKWFKDGIDTPDIVMIQVDATRVHYWDGEDEGEIKL